Proteins found in one Aneurinibacillus uraniidurans genomic segment:
- a CDS encoding carboxymuconolactone decarboxylase family protein, with amino-acid sequence MKRDDSLYKRSYFSNIVQMGELVPDAFRSFMAFDRAALAPGRLSAKTKELIAIAIAHITGCPYCIEVHVEGGREKGVTKEEMGEAIVVATALKAGAALAHGVNALNAYEGNGDDELYRSSYFKRLAEFDIIAPDGFTAFVAFDKAALDAGVIGRREKELIAVACAHATGCPYCIELHTKAAKREGIDAAELAEAIMVAAALKAGAALAHSVNALRV; translated from the coding sequence ATGAAGAGAGACGACAGCTTGTACAAGCGCTCCTACTTTTCTAACATTGTACAGATGGGCGAGCTTGTTCCAGATGCATTTCGTAGTTTTATGGCTTTTGACCGAGCAGCGTTGGCACCAGGAAGACTGTCTGCCAAAACAAAAGAGTTGATTGCGATTGCGATTGCACATATTACGGGCTGCCCATATTGCATTGAAGTACATGTGGAAGGTGGGCGCGAGAAGGGCGTAACGAAGGAAGAAATGGGCGAAGCCATTGTTGTTGCTACTGCTTTGAAAGCGGGCGCTGCCCTGGCTCACGGTGTTAACGCTTTGAATGCGTATGAAGGGAACGGGGATGACGAGCTGTACCGCAGTTCTTATTTCAAACGTCTTGCTGAATTCGACATCATTGCTCCAGATGGGTTTACTGCATTTGTAGCATTTGACAAAGCAGCACTGGATGCAGGTGTTATCGGACGACGGGAGAAGGAGTTAATTGCGGTAGCATGTGCACATGCTACCGGCTGTCCATACTGCATTGAGTTACACACTAAAGCAGCTAAGCGAGAAGGCATTGATGCGGCGGAGCTTGCAGAAGCGATCATGGTTGCAGCCGCACTAAAAGCGGGGGCAGCACTGGCACATAGTGTCAATGCGCTCCGAGTCTAG
- a CDS encoding proline dehydrogenase, protein MVEEGLKSFFLFLSQSRMLNRVAKKWGLRFGASRFVAGKTIAEAVAKVKQLNEAGLICTLDHLGEFVTSRTEAEEATDYCIKTIEAITKAGVVSNLSLKLTQLGLDLDESLCEANMRRILHAARRHRNFVRIDMEDYSRCQKTLDLLGKLRRDYSNVGTVIQAYLYRSEQDVANLRGAPLRLVKGAYKESPDVAYPQKTEVDRNFKRLIEAHLQSGAYTAIATHDDAIIAFVKQFVAEKNITHDRFEFQMLYGIRTDTQRALAAEGYTMRVYVPYGRDWYGYFMRRLAERPANVAFVVKGMFSR, encoded by the coding sequence ATGGTGGAAGAAGGACTGAAAAGCTTTTTCTTATTCTTGTCACAAAGCCGGATGCTGAACCGGGTCGCGAAAAAGTGGGGCTTACGTTTTGGAGCAAGTCGCTTCGTCGCCGGGAAAACGATTGCGGAAGCGGTAGCTAAAGTGAAGCAATTAAATGAAGCCGGACTCATCTGTACACTTGATCACCTTGGTGAATTCGTTACAAGCCGCACTGAAGCAGAAGAGGCGACCGATTATTGCATCAAGACGATTGAGGCGATTACAAAAGCTGGTGTGGTAAGTAACTTGTCGTTAAAACTCACACAGCTCGGGCTTGATCTCGATGAATCCCTTTGTGAGGCGAATATGCGCCGTATTCTACATGCGGCCAGGCGGCATCGTAACTTTGTTCGGATCGATATGGAAGATTACAGTCGCTGCCAGAAAACACTGGATTTGCTTGGCAAACTACGGCGGGACTACTCGAATGTAGGAACGGTTATTCAGGCATACTTATATCGTTCCGAGCAAGACGTAGCAAACTTACGGGGCGCTCCGCTTCGACTTGTGAAAGGGGCGTATAAAGAATCGCCTGACGTGGCCTATCCGCAAAAAACAGAGGTGGACCGTAATTTCAAACGTCTAATCGAAGCACATCTGCAAAGCGGAGCATACACGGCGATTGCAACGCACGATGATGCGATTATTGCGTTTGTGAAGCAGTTTGTCGCGGAGAAAAACATTACACATGACCGTTTCGAGTTTCAGATGTTATATGGCATTCGTACGGATACACAGCGGGCGCTTGCAGCGGAAGGATACACGATGCGTGTATATGTTCCATATGGGCGTGATTGGTATGGGTATTTTATGCGCCGGCTTGCTGAACGTCCAGCGAATGTTGCGTTTGTCGTAAAAGGAATGTTTTCGCGCTGA
- a CDS encoding CBS domain-containing protein: MIIVFHVRHSTKASVHHSMIVEQLMTRDVITISPSTPIQEAEKIMQEKNIRRLLVVENSKPVGIIVYRDMIGALNSPTILKETPIEWVMTRKLITTSPDTSVAEAIQTLRRHKINALPVIDGDKLVGIITVVDLLHELTRRLENDPN, translated from the coding sequence ATGATCATAGTATTTCATGTACGTCATTCTACGAAAGCGAGTGTGCATCATTCCATGATAGTTGAACAATTAATGACTCGGGATGTTATTACCATCTCTCCATCCACGCCGATTCAGGAAGCGGAAAAAATTATGCAAGAAAAAAATATCCGCCGCCTGCTTGTTGTTGAGAATAGTAAGCCAGTCGGAATTATTGTGTACCGCGACATGATTGGTGCGCTGAATTCTCCTACTATTTTGAAAGAAACGCCGATTGAGTGGGTCATGACGCGGAAGCTGATTACGACCTCACCGGATACAAGCGTGGCAGAGGCCATCCAGACACTGCGACGTCACAAAATCAATGCGCTTCCTGTTATCGATGGGGACAAGCTCGTCGGAATTATTACCGTTGTAGATTTGCTCCACGAACTAACCCGCCGCCTAGAGAATGATCCGAATTAA
- a CDS encoding HesB/IscA family protein: protein MKCKITRNAAKKIKEILAEEDSQGQMLRVLVTHAHDDHVHYGLDLDTPSENDEIVHTDKEIDVLLDKNVDALDGVKIDYLYLPEEGFVITNPSKGNHGDH, encoded by the coding sequence ATGAAATGTAAAATCACACGCAATGCAGCTAAAAAGATTAAAGAAATTTTGGCCGAAGAAGATTCGCAAGGCCAAATGCTTCGTGTACTTGTCACTCATGCACACGACGATCACGTCCATTACGGCTTAGATCTTGATACACCAAGCGAGAACGATGAGATCGTTCATACGGATAAAGAAATTGATGTGCTGCTCGATAAAAACGTAGACGCACTCGACGGTGTGAAAATTGACTATCTGTATTTACCGGAAGAAGGATTTGTGATTACGAACCCTTCTAAAGGAAATCACGGCGATCACTAA
- the thiM gene encoding hydroxyethylthiazole kinase, translating to MIEKQIAALLPQLREKKPLVHNITNEVVTNFTANGLLALGASPVMAYAPEEVADMAKIAGALVLNMGTLTTDMIASMIMAGRSANEHGVPIIFDPVGAGATPFRTDMARRIVEELELAVIRGNAAEIANVVGDSWQIKGVDAGEAGGDTVELARRAAKKLGTVVVITGETDIVTDGETTYAIHNGDEMLTRITGTGCLLTSVVGAYAAIEKDYVLAATAAVASYGVAAEIAREIVNAPGSYQIALLDTLYSVEEDQIAVIARIEQM from the coding sequence ATGATTGAAAAACAAATCGCAGCGCTTCTGCCACAACTGCGCGAGAAGAAACCGCTCGTGCATAACATTACAAATGAAGTGGTGACTAACTTTACCGCTAACGGTTTGCTTGCGCTTGGAGCATCTCCTGTAATGGCATATGCACCGGAAGAAGTTGCGGATATGGCGAAAATCGCTGGTGCTCTCGTATTGAACATGGGTACTCTGACAACGGATATGATTGCTTCCATGATTATGGCGGGAAGATCTGCAAACGAGCACGGTGTTCCGATTATATTCGATCCGGTTGGTGCCGGGGCGACCCCGTTCCGTACGGATATGGCACGACGCATTGTTGAGGAACTGGAGCTGGCTGTGATTCGCGGGAATGCAGCCGAGATCGCTAATGTAGTCGGAGATTCCTGGCAGATCAAAGGTGTGGATGCTGGAGAAGCAGGCGGTGATACAGTTGAACTGGCACGCCGGGCAGCTAAAAAGTTAGGAACGGTTGTCGTTATTACCGGTGAAACGGACATTGTGACAGATGGAGAGACGACATACGCCATCCATAACGGGGATGAGATGTTAACGCGTATTACCGGAACAGGATGCTTGCTGACATCTGTAGTCGGTGCCTATGCGGCTATTGAAAAAGATTATGTTCTTGCCGCGACAGCAGCAGTGGCAAGCTATGGGGTAGCAGCAGAAATTGCCCGCGAGATTGTCAATGCGCCAGGTTCTTATCAGATCGCGCTGCTTGATACATTGTACAGTGTAGAGGAAGACCAGATTGCGGTAATTGCCCGCATTGAGCAGATGTAG
- the thiE gene encoding thiamine phosphate synthase has translation MTVQDWNKRLGVYLVMGIGDVNGQSALAIARAAIAGGVDVIQLREKKAPLGDIIETGRKLRELCRDHGVLFIVNDRVDVALLLEADGVHVGQDDLPADETRRLVGSDMFIGVSASSMEEAQRALELGADYLGVGAIYATNSKSDAGAPVTPQLIADIRAITSVPLVGIGGITAGNCAEVMEHGADGVAVISAIVGASDPQAAAAELKRRIAAHI, from the coding sequence ATGACGGTACAAGATTGGAACAAGCGACTCGGTGTCTATCTTGTCATGGGCATTGGGGATGTAAACGGGCAAAGTGCGCTTGCAATCGCTCGTGCTGCGATTGCAGGCGGAGTCGATGTCATTCAGTTGCGCGAGAAAAAAGCGCCCTTGGGCGACATAATAGAAACCGGACGGAAGTTGCGTGAGCTGTGCCGGGACCACGGGGTGCTTTTCATCGTGAATGACCGTGTTGATGTGGCGCTTCTGCTCGAAGCGGATGGTGTACATGTGGGGCAGGATGACCTTCCCGCAGATGAAACGCGCCGCCTTGTGGGGAGCGATATGTTTATCGGTGTATCGGCTTCTTCGATGGAGGAAGCACAGCGTGCGCTTGAACTAGGTGCTGATTATCTTGGAGTCGGTGCCATTTATGCCACAAACAGCAAGTCAGATGCGGGTGCGCCGGTTACACCGCAGCTCATTGCTGACATTCGTGCGATCACATCGGTGCCGCTTGTCGGCATCGGTGGGATTACTGCGGGTAACTGCGCAGAAGTCATGGAACATGGAGCAGATGGCGTAGCGGTCATCTCGGCAATTGTGGGGGCATCTGATCCACAAGCGGCAGCCGCCGAGCTAAAGCGCCGGATTGCGGCGCACATATAA
- a CDS encoding DNA gyrase/topoisomerase IV subunit B yields MGTSRFLFFANEYSYLLLFMSKTSTLYERNRRGSKVSRQPIQATIEPAYSEDDIRVLKGLTAVRVRPGMYIGSTGSRGLHHLIWEIIDNSKDEVLAGYCDTITVTIHKDKSISIEDNGRGIPTGMNKDEGIPTPTVVFTVLHAGGKFGGGDGYKKSGGLHGVGASVVNALSEWLEVEIYRDGNVYRQRFEYVEEADGQFTAGHPVTGLEIVGQTRKTGTKVTFMPDARIFSDTNVQYSVLRERLRDNAFLLKGVTIHLRDQRPGAPEPEVFKFEEGIKAFVEFLNDGKNTLHDIVYFEGERDNVEMELAFQYNDNTTENMLSYVNTIPTIDEGTHVSGFRNAFTKVCNEYARKNNMLKKNDKNLTGNDYREGLMAVLSIRMDDPQFESQTKDKLGSEEARSAVEGIVAEKMSFFLEENPAVAKQIIERAIESRRIKDEIKKAAEALRNPNKKGKKKGKRTISDKYTPPSKKDASRNELFIVEGDSAGGSAINGRDRNFQAVLSLRGKPINVEKKKIYEVIGPNGNEEINTIVEVIGTGIGDDFNANNCTFDKIIIMTDADYDGAHIQILLLTLFYRYFSELIKRGKVFIAQPPLYKVYKQAKKGQEIIYAWTEQEREEAQKKLGRQSEIQRYKGLGEMNAEQLWDTTMNPQTRKLIRVDLEDMAEAERTVTVLMGDKVPPRREWIENTVKFVMEEE; encoded by the coding sequence ATGGGCACCTCCCGCTTTTTATTTTTTGCGAACGAATATTCTTATCTATTGCTTTTCATGTCGAAAACCAGTACATTGTATGAAAGAAACAGGAGGGGAAGCAAAGTGAGTCGTCAACCAATTCAAGCGACGATCGAGCCTGCATACAGCGAAGATGATATTCGCGTACTGAAAGGGCTGACAGCTGTACGCGTCCGTCCCGGCATGTATATTGGCTCGACCGGAAGCCGTGGACTGCACCATCTGATCTGGGAGATCATCGATAATTCGAAAGACGAGGTGCTCGCAGGGTACTGCGATACGATTACCGTAACGATTCATAAAGATAAAAGCATCAGCATTGAAGACAACGGGCGCGGCATTCCGACCGGGATGAACAAGGATGAAGGGATTCCGACACCAACCGTTGTCTTTACTGTCCTTCATGCCGGTGGGAAGTTCGGCGGCGGAGATGGATATAAGAAATCCGGCGGCCTGCACGGGGTAGGCGCAAGTGTTGTGAATGCGCTCTCGGAATGGCTAGAAGTTGAAATTTACCGGGATGGTAACGTGTACCGTCAACGGTTTGAATATGTGGAAGAGGCAGACGGACAATTTACGGCCGGGCATCCGGTGACAGGTCTTGAGATTGTCGGACAGACACGCAAAACCGGTACGAAAGTTACGTTTATGCCGGATGCACGCATTTTCAGCGATACGAATGTGCAGTACAGCGTATTGCGGGAACGTCTGCGCGATAATGCGTTTCTGCTCAAGGGAGTCACGATTCACCTGCGCGATCAGCGCCCGGGTGCGCCAGAGCCAGAAGTGTTCAAGTTTGAAGAAGGTATTAAAGCGTTTGTCGAGTTTTTAAACGATGGTAAAAACACGCTGCATGACATTGTGTATTTTGAAGGCGAGCGGGACAATGTAGAGATGGAGCTTGCATTCCAATACAACGACAACACAACGGAGAATATGCTGTCGTACGTCAATACGATTCCAACGATTGACGAAGGTACACACGTATCCGGGTTCCGCAATGCGTTTACGAAAGTATGCAATGAGTACGCACGTAAAAACAATATGCTCAAGAAGAACGACAAAAACCTGACCGGAAACGATTATCGGGAAGGCTTGATGGCGGTCTTAAGCATCCGCATGGATGATCCGCAGTTTGAGAGCCAGACGAAAGACAAGCTGGGCAGTGAAGAAGCACGCTCGGCTGTAGAAGGCATCGTCGCGGAGAAAATGAGCTTTTTCCTTGAGGAAAATCCGGCAGTTGCCAAGCAGATCATCGAGCGGGCGATTGAATCGCGCCGCATTAAAGACGAGATCAAGAAGGCAGCAGAAGCGCTGCGCAATCCGAACAAGAAAGGCAAAAAGAAAGGCAAGCGTACAATTAGCGATAAGTACACCCCGCCAAGTAAAAAAGACGCTAGCCGTAACGAGCTGTTCATCGTCGAAGGGGATTCGGCAGGTGGGTCTGCGATTAACGGACGTGATCGCAACTTCCAGGCCGTGTTAAGCTTGCGCGGTAAGCCGATTAATGTTGAGAAGAAAAAGATTTACGAAGTAATTGGACCGAATGGCAACGAAGAGATTAATACGATTGTAGAAGTGATTGGCACGGGCATCGGTGATGATTTTAACGCTAACAACTGTACGTTCGACAAGATTATCATTATGACCGATGCGGATTATGACGGCGCACACATTCAAATTTTGCTGTTGACGCTGTTTTATCGCTATTTCTCCGAGCTGATTAAGCGCGGCAAAGTATTCATTGCCCAGCCGCCGCTGTATAAAGTGTACAAGCAGGCGAAGAAAGGGCAGGAAATCATTTATGCGTGGACGGAGCAAGAACGGGAAGAAGCGCAGAAGAAGCTTGGCCGTCAATCTGAAATTCAGCGCTATAAAGGACTAGGCGAGATGAATGCCGAACAGTTATGGGATACGACGATGAATCCGCAGACACGCAAGCTCATTCGCGTTGATCTCGAAGATATGGCGGAAGCGGAACGTACGGTAACCGTACTGATGGGGGATAAGGTACCGCCGCGCCGCGAATGGATTGAAAATACGGTGAAATTTGTGATGGAGGAGGAGTAA
- the parC gene encoding DNA topoisomerase IV subunit A, with product MGLPHEQYLQMSVRDVYRSRFSDYARYIILSRAIPDVRDGLKPVQRRVLYSMYKEKNTPDRTYRKSAKTVGDVMGNYHPHGDSSIYETMVNLVQSHKMREPLIDGHGHWGTVDGDSAAAMRYTEARLMPIALEMVRDMEKDTVEFIPNYDNTTKEPVVLPARFPNLLVNGVTGISIGFATEIPTHNLREVIDGTIALLNKPDMTLDELMAYIPGPDLPGGGIIQGKDEIRKAYETGSGRIIIRSKTHVEAGKQGRQLLVIDEIPYTVKKKALVTQIEEEILEKNVDGLLEVRDETDREGMRIVLEVRKDAALDGILNYLFKKTDLQISYSFNMLVIADERPQQLGLKGILSAYIAHQKDVVTRRTTYDLERAEKRLHIVDGIIRAISILRQVIDTIMEAEGREDARNRLMASFDFTYEQAEAILDIRLHQLTRLDIVKYEKEKAELEKNITVYRGILDSPKKLNSVLEKELTAVRKQYGSDRRTQLEDEIASIEVDISITVPSEDVIVTITEDAYIKRSSLRSFNSSGASLETTGMKEGDTVRYAFRTNTIHQLVLFTSDGNFYSLPVHEIPDGRWKDVGTSLVNVFAFGKEQKIVSAFTVESLESIKEETFAFVMESGMVKRTKIDEYNTNQKRRGLVAVKVKEDDRVQAVHVCKEVQELLLVSSDGMAIRFPASDVPITGRNTAGVRGMKGEDGEKVIASFVLQPDDDRILQIITKEGIVKRTIAAGFSVQGRGGKGLLIIRRRKVQPHEIKVALLESSQMSGLLAHTNAGRTVAIDWEEYAHKLSVNDQGSIGRGLVPLEDGEEIGSIRLLARLSEADQENLQT from the coding sequence ATGGGACTGCCTCATGAACAATATTTACAGATGAGTGTGCGGGACGTATATCGTTCCCGCTTTAGCGACTATGCTCGCTATATCATTCTCTCTCGCGCCATCCCGGATGTGCGCGATGGACTAAAGCCTGTACAGCGCCGCGTGCTGTACTCGATGTATAAAGAGAAAAATACGCCAGACCGTACATACCGCAAGTCGGCGAAAACGGTCGGGGATGTTATGGGTAACTACCACCCACACGGGGATTCGTCGATTTATGAGACGATGGTAAACCTCGTGCAATCGCACAAAATGCGTGAGCCGCTTATTGACGGTCATGGACACTGGGGAACCGTAGATGGAGACTCGGCGGCGGCGATGCGTTATACCGAGGCACGTTTGATGCCGATCGCACTGGAAATGGTGCGCGATATGGAGAAAGATACAGTCGAGTTCATCCCGAACTATGACAATACAACGAAAGAGCCTGTTGTACTTCCGGCGCGTTTTCCGAATCTGCTCGTCAATGGTGTAACCGGGATTTCGATCGGGTTTGCGACCGAGATTCCGACGCACAACTTGCGCGAAGTCATCGATGGTACGATTGCGCTCTTGAATAAACCAGATATGACGCTTGATGAACTGATGGCGTACATTCCAGGACCGGATCTGCCGGGTGGCGGTATCATTCAGGGCAAGGACGAGATTCGGAAAGCGTACGAGACCGGGAGTGGTCGCATTATCATCCGCTCCAAAACACATGTAGAAGCAGGCAAGCAAGGACGTCAGCTGCTCGTCATCGACGAGATTCCCTATACTGTGAAGAAAAAAGCACTTGTCACGCAAATCGAAGAAGAAATTCTTGAGAAAAACGTCGATGGCTTACTCGAAGTGCGCGATGAGACGGACCGGGAAGGAATGCGTATCGTACTCGAAGTGCGTAAAGATGCAGCGCTTGATGGAATTCTAAACTATTTGTTCAAAAAAACAGATTTGCAGATCTCCTATAGCTTTAACATGCTTGTGATCGCAGATGAGCGCCCGCAGCAGCTTGGTTTGAAAGGCATTCTTAGCGCGTACATTGCGCATCAAAAAGATGTCGTCACCCGCCGCACAACGTATGATCTCGAACGGGCGGAGAAGCGATTGCATATCGTAGATGGCATCATCCGGGCGATTTCGATTTTGCGTCAGGTTATTGATACCATCATGGAAGCGGAAGGCCGCGAAGATGCCCGCAATCGCCTGATGGCAAGCTTCGACTTTACATACGAACAGGCCGAAGCAATTCTTGATATTCGCCTGCATCAGCTCACGCGCCTTGACATTGTCAAATATGAGAAAGAAAAAGCAGAGCTGGAGAAAAATATTACGGTATACCGAGGCATTCTGGATAGCCCGAAAAAGCTGAACAGCGTGCTGGAAAAAGAGTTGACTGCTGTTCGCAAACAGTACGGCAGTGATCGCCGTACGCAATTAGAAGACGAGATTGCTAGCATTGAAGTCGATATCTCGATTACAGTGCCATCCGAAGACGTAATTGTGACCATTACGGAAGACGCGTACATTAAGCGTTCCTCGCTTCGTTCTTTCAATAGTTCGGGAGCCTCGCTTGAGACGACCGGGATGAAGGAAGGCGACACGGTCCGGTATGCGTTCCGTACGAATACGATTCACCAGCTTGTGTTATTTACGAGCGATGGCAATTTCTATTCCTTGCCGGTGCATGAGATTCCGGATGGACGCTGGAAAGACGTAGGGACAAGTTTGGTGAATGTGTTTGCGTTTGGCAAGGAACAAAAAATTGTTAGTGCATTTACGGTAGAGTCACTCGAATCAATCAAAGAAGAAACATTTGCGTTTGTGATGGAAAGTGGCATGGTGAAGCGCACCAAAATCGACGAGTACAATACGAACCAGAAGCGGCGTGGTCTTGTCGCCGTGAAGGTCAAAGAGGATGATCGGGTACAAGCGGTACATGTATGCAAGGAAGTTCAGGAGCTGTTGCTTGTCTCTTCCGATGGCATGGCGATTCGCTTCCCGGCTTCGGACGTGCCGATTACCGGACGGAATACAGCAGGAGTACGTGGCATGAAAGGCGAAGATGGGGAGAAGGTGATTGCCTCGTTTGTGCTGCAACCAGATGATGATCGCATTCTACAAATTATCACCAAGGAAGGTATCGTAAAGCGAACCATCGCAGCCGGATTCAGTGTGCAGGGCCGGGGTGGCAAGGGTCTGCTCATTATTCGTCGCCGCAAAGTACAGCCGCATGAGATAAAAGTAGCATTGCTCGAATCATCACAGATGTCCGGTTTGCTCGCGCATACAAATGCCGGGCGGACGGTAGCGATAGACTGGGAAGAGTATGCGCATAAGCTGTCAGTAAATGATCAAGGCTCTATCGGTCGCGGGCTTGTACCGCTTGAAGATGGGGAGGAGATTGGAAGTATTCGCTTACTGGCTCGTTTGAGTGAAGCAGATCAAGAGAATCTTCAAACATAA
- a CDS encoding S1 RNA-binding domain-containing protein, whose protein sequence is MSNIAVGNILEGTVVGVQSFGAFVNIGENKQGLVHISQIASSYVEDINQFVKVGDKVTVKVLEIKDDGKISLTMRIHEEKKEERRPYKKRDDRGNQGGRGGVGAKEDFESMMKKWMKTSEDKMGDLGKREKRR, encoded by the coding sequence TTGAGTAACATCGCTGTCGGCAATATTCTAGAAGGTACCGTAGTAGGAGTTCAATCTTTTGGCGCTTTCGTTAATATCGGAGAGAATAAGCAGGGGCTTGTTCACATTTCTCAGATCGCCTCTTCCTATGTTGAGGATATTAATCAATTCGTCAAAGTAGGCGACAAAGTTACGGTGAAAGTACTGGAGATCAAAGATGACGGTAAGATTTCTCTCACCATGCGTATTCATGAGGAGAAGAAAGAAGAACGTCGCCCCTACAAAAAACGCGATGACCGCGGTAATCAGGGCGGGCGCGGTGGTGTTGGCGCCAAGGAAGACTTTGAATCCATGATGAAAAAATGGATGAAGACAAGCGAAGATAAAATGGGCGATCTGGGCAAGCGCGAGAAGCGCCGCTAA
- the pyrB gene encoding aspartate carbamoyltransferase — translation MSLYHVLGAKQFTRPMLDQIFEVTEEMERIVAEGGSDTYRNKVMTTLFFEPSTRTRLSFESAMSRLGGKVIGTENAAQFSSTIKGETLEDTIRVVSAYSDVIVIRHTDIGAAERAAAVSTVPVLNAGDGAGEHPTQSLLDLYTIKKEIGRLDDLHIVMIGDLANGRTVHSLSYMLANYKNIRISFTAPENVQIPNYVKKYLDEKGIAYEEEYDLEKVARTADVLYQTRIQKERFTSLSEYEKACGQYIIDSELLKVMKQDSIILHPLPRAGEIAVEVDEDPRAAYFRQAQNGLFVRMALLDQAFRAK, via the coding sequence ATGAGCTTGTATCATGTACTGGGAGCAAAACAATTTACTCGTCCGATGTTAGATCAGATTTTTGAAGTAACCGAAGAGATGGAGCGCATTGTCGCAGAGGGCGGCAGTGATACATATCGTAATAAAGTGATGACTACGCTGTTTTTTGAACCGAGTACGCGGACACGTCTATCATTTGAATCGGCAATGTCCCGCCTTGGCGGTAAAGTGATCGGCACCGAGAATGCTGCACAGTTCTCCTCTACCATTAAAGGAGAGACACTGGAAGATACGATTCGTGTCGTATCCGCTTATAGTGACGTTATCGTTATTCGTCATACTGACATTGGGGCAGCGGAACGTGCGGCGGCTGTTTCAACGGTTCCAGTACTAAATGCTGGAGATGGTGCAGGCGAGCACCCGACCCAATCACTTCTTGACCTGTATACAATCAAAAAAGAAATCGGCCGTCTGGATGATTTACACATCGTGATGATTGGCGACCTGGCTAACGGTCGGACGGTACATTCTTTATCCTATATGCTTGCGAACTACAAAAATATTCGCATCTCCTTTACTGCACCAGAGAACGTGCAAATTCCAAACTATGTGAAGAAATATCTCGATGAGAAGGGAATTGCCTACGAGGAAGAATACGATCTGGAAAAAGTAGCCCGCACAGCGGATGTGCTGTACCAGACGCGTATTCAGAAGGAGCGCTTCACTTCTTTGTCAGAGTATGAAAAAGCATGCGGTCAGTATATCATTGACAGTGAACTGTTGAAAGTGATGAAACAAGACAGCATCATCCTTCATCCACTGCCACGTGCAGGCGAGATCGCAGTTGAGGTTGACGAAGACCCACGTGCTGCGTATTTCCGTCAAGCGCAGAACGGATTGTTTGTGCGTATGGCCTTGTTAGATCAAGCGTTTCGAGCAAAGTAG
- a CDS encoding TetR/AcrR family transcriptional regulator: MEYLRDTKEKIIKEARRLFAERGYSATTTAEIARRVGVTDAALYKHFKGKKDIFLACVTPSATVRLDMDAALSPELLRDLIRERVELVRGNLENFNILFRESPYHPELARMFWSQLYTQGKYMEDLLNKFSNKDVSPDRILMYELAITSAIWFILNYEKLQEDVIPKKVPFENIEEKIADFVLYGMLGNKEHR; encoded by the coding sequence ATGGAATACTTACGAGATACCAAAGAAAAAATAATAAAGGAAGCTCGTAGGTTATTTGCAGAACGGGGATATAGCGCAACCACTACCGCGGAAATTGCTCGTCGTGTCGGAGTAACGGACGCTGCCCTTTATAAGCATTTTAAAGGGAAAAAAGATATTTTCCTGGCCTGTGTAACTCCTTCCGCCACTGTCCGATTGGATATGGATGCTGCGTTGTCTCCTGAACTGTTGAGGGATCTGATCCGAGAAAGAGTGGAATTGGTTCGAGGCAATCTGGAAAACTTCAATATTCTTTTTAGGGAATCACCGTACCATCCTGAGCTTGCCCGGATGTTTTGGAGTCAGCTCTATACACAAGGCAAATATATGGAAGATTTGCTGAACAAGTTTTCAAACAAAGACGTGTCCCCTGATCGGATTCTCATGTATGAGCTTGCGATTACGAGTGCGATTTGGTTCATTCTCAACTATGAAAAGTTACAGGAGGACGTCATTCCGAAGAAAGTACCATTCGAAAATATTGAGGAAAAAATAGCTGATTTTGTTTTATACGGTATGTTAGGGAATAAAGAACATCGCTGA